In the genome of Flavobacteriaceae bacterium YJPT1-3, the window CAAAGAAAACCCCTTGAATTTACTGGCGTTTCAAAAGGTTTTCATGGATTTGAACGACCCTTTTTTTGGTGCTTTCCAGGTCAATATTCTCGATGATAAAATCGGCTAATACTCTCTTTTTTTCATCCGGCCATTGGGCTGCCATTCGAGCCTGAACCGCTTCTTCGGTCGTTTGGTCTCTCTTCATGACCCGCTCGACACGAAGGTCTTCAGGGGCGGTCACTAAAATCGTATAATCACAGGCTTTGTAATTCCCGTTTTCGAATAAAATTGCGGCCTCCTTGATCACATAAGCGGCCTTTTGTTGCTCGGCCCAAGATTGGAAGTCGGTGCCTACCCGGGGGTGTACCAAAGCATTCAGCTGTTCTAGCAGGTCACGATCATTAAAAACCCGAGCAGCGACATAGGGTCGGTCCAACAGCTCTTCCTTA includes:
- the coaE gene encoding dephospho-CoA kinase (Dephospho-CoA kinase (CoaE) performs the final step in coenzyme A biosynthesis.), with protein sequence MMIVGLTGGIGSGKSTVASFFEALGIPVYVADTRAKYLMNQSAELKQEIIELLGEEAYKEELLDRPYVAARVFNDRDLLEQLNALVHPRVGTDFQSWAEQQKAAYVIKEAAILFENGNYKACDYTILVTAPEDLRVERVMKRDQTTEEAVQARMAAQWPDEKKRVLADFIIENIDLESTKKRVVQIHENLLKRQ